One window of Cloacibacillus sp. genomic DNA carries:
- a CDS encoding YigZ family protein, with protein sequence MGEDITFRAPLREADAEFTEKRSRFIGSVRAVASAEAAAEIIKGFPLIYPKSNHHCWGYRIGVKDPLEHCSDAGEPAGTAGRPIVGVLKKYELTNTLLVVTRYYGGIKLGVRGLIDAYKHAAELAVEEAGAAEMEFYNDLTLHCGYDFSKTLTNTLRKWGFADDCVSWEYESDVTARLEAPVFMREEMSQTLQELRERGLLTAMLWSDTPLTRPKRRRGA encoded by the coding sequence ATGGGCGAAGATATAACCTTTCGCGCGCCGCTGCGCGAGGCGGACGCTGAGTTCACGGAAAAGCGTTCCCGCTTCATCGGCTCCGTGCGTGCGGTGGCCTCCGCGGAGGCCGCGGCGGAGATAATAAAGGGCTTCCCGCTCATTTATCCAAAGTCAAACCATCACTGCTGGGGCTACAGGATAGGCGTGAAGGATCCCCTTGAACACTGTTCGGACGCGGGAGAGCCCGCCGGCACGGCGGGGCGTCCTATTGTCGGCGTGCTCAAAAAATATGAGCTTACAAATACGCTGCTTGTCGTAACGCGCTACTACGGCGGAATAAAGCTCGGCGTGCGCGGCCTCATCGACGCCTACAAACACGCGGCCGAACTTGCGGTCGAGGAGGCGGGCGCTGCCGAGATGGAGTTTTACAACGACCTCACGCTGCACTGCGGCTATGATTTTTCAAAGACGCTGACGAACACTCTGCGAAAATGGGGCTTTGCCGATGACTGCGTAAGCTGGGAATACGAAAGCGACGTCACCGCGCGCCTTGAAGCGCCGGTCTTCATGCGGGAAGAGATGTCGCAGACGCTGCAAGAACTGCGCGAAAGAGGGCTGCTTACTGCGATGCTGTGGTCCGACACACCGCTTACAAGACCAAAACGGCGGCGCGGAGCGTAA
- a CDS encoding HIT domain-containing protein: MDKIFAPWRMQYILSNSDDKEPRSQECIFCKFPKLDEDEKRLIVERGKYCFVILNAYPYNPGHLMVVPYRHTADITGLTAEELAEMTALVQKSVKALTELMQPHGFNIGMNLGKVAGAGIDQHLHMHVVPRWNGDTNFMPVIGSVRVVSESLASAYGRLKETWAKI; this comes from the coding sequence ATGGATAAAATTTTTGCTCCGTGGCGAATGCAGTATATATTATCAAACTCGGACGATAAAGAACCGCGCTCACAGGAATGTATCTTCTGCAAATTCCCGAAGCTGGACGAGGACGAAAAGAGGCTCATCGTCGAACGCGGAAAATATTGCTTCGTCATTTTGAACGCATACCCGTACAACCCGGGGCATCTGATGGTGGTGCCGTACCGCCACACGGCGGACATAACCGGACTTACCGCGGAGGAACTGGCGGAGATGACCGCGCTTGTGCAGAAATCTGTAAAGGCGCTCACTGAGCTTATGCAGCCGCACGGCTTCAACATCGGCATGAACCTGGGCAAGGTGGCGGGCGCCGGAATCGACCAGCATCTGCACATGCACGTCGTACCGCGGTGGAACGGAGACACAAACTTCATGCCGGTCATAGGCTCCGTGCGCGTCGTCTCCGAGTCGCTCGCCTCGGCCTATGGGCGCCTGAAAGAGACATGGGCGAAGATATAA
- a CDS encoding lipid-binding SYLF domain-containing protein has product MRIGKRITLFALAALLVFTAASAAFAEKAHERRIRLATDLINKMAAQDDSGSLADVIKSGKGVAIFPAVTKAGLGFGGQTGEGLVFIKKGNGWTGPAFMGISGASVGFQIGVQSVGLVLVITNEEGLHAFTGGNSFKLGADVAIAAGPVGRDASAATDGRAKASIYSYSIAKGLFAGVSIEGCVINQNRDANRAYWGRDMSAANALKKPATGAKVRGLIQALNNLQKKAPK; this is encoded by the coding sequence ATGAGGATAGGAAAAAGGATAACGCTTTTTGCTCTGGCGGCGCTTTTGGTCTTCACCGCGGCCTCTGCCGCATTTGCGGAGAAAGCTCATGAAAGACGCATCAGGCTCGCAACCGACCTGATAAATAAAATGGCGGCGCAGGACGATTCCGGTTCGCTTGCCGACGTCATAAAGTCCGGCAAAGGAGTGGCCATCTTTCCTGCCGTAACGAAGGCAGGCCTTGGCTTTGGCGGTCAGACCGGAGAAGGACTTGTATTCATCAAAAAGGGAAACGGCTGGACGGGGCCTGCTTTCATGGGGATATCCGGCGCCTCTGTGGGCTTTCAGATAGGCGTTCAGTCCGTTGGACTGGTGCTTGTAATAACGAATGAAGAGGGGCTTCACGCGTTTACCGGCGGCAACAGCTTCAAGCTCGGAGCGGATGTAGCCATCGCCGCGGGCCCCGTGGGACGCGACGCCTCCGCTGCAACCGACGGACGTGCGAAAGCCTCGATCTACAGCTACTCGATAGCGAAAGGGCTGTTTGCCGGAGTCTCGATAGAGGGCTGCGTCATCAACCAGAACCGCGACGCAAACCGCGCCTACTGGGGGCGCGACATGTCGGCGGCAAACGCTCTGAAAAAGCCGGCGACGGGAGCCAAGGTGAGAGGGCTCATCCAGGCGCTCAACAATCTCCAGAAAAAGGCTCCGAAATAG
- a CDS encoding lipid-binding SYLF domain-containing protein gives MKKIFALLGVIIALTFTVILEDAANAAEPLYMKRINLATQLVNEMSQQSDAAAMASAIKDAKGIALFPHVTKAGFIFGAEDGQGLVLLRTPNGGWTGPSFVGISGASFGFQAGIESIGLLLVINNQKGLTAFTGGNSFKLGADVAIAAGPIGRSVGVGTNAPMKASIYSYSMTKGVFAGVSVGGSIINQNRDLNRAYWGTAISAQKALSKPAKNAKILPLIQALNSLLTQAK, from the coding sequence ATGAAGAAAATTTTCGCGCTTTTGGGCGTCATCATCGCGCTCACCTTTACGGTCATTCTGGAAGACGCGGCAAACGCCGCGGAACCTCTTTACATGAAGAGGATAAATCTGGCGACGCAGCTTGTAAACGAAATGTCCCAGCAGTCCGACGCGGCGGCGATGGCCTCCGCCATCAAAGACGCAAAGGGCATCGCCCTCTTCCCGCACGTTACAAAGGCTGGGTTCATCTTCGGCGCGGAAGACGGACAGGGCCTTGTGCTGCTCCGCACACCAAACGGAGGCTGGACCGGCCCCTCCTTTGTCGGCATATCTGGCGCGTCGTTCGGCTTCCAGGCGGGAATTGAATCAATAGGCCTGCTTCTTGTCATCAACAACCAAAAGGGACTCACCGCGTTCACCGGAGGCAACAGCTTCAAACTCGGAGCCGATGTCGCGATAGCGGCTGGGCCGATAGGCCGCAGCGTAGGAGTTGGCACGAACGCTCCGATGAAGGCTTCGATATACAGTTATTCCATGACCAAGGGCGTCTTTGCCGGAGTTTCCGTCGGCGGCTCCATCATCAACCAGAACCGCGATTTGAACCGCGCCTATTGGGGAACGGCCATCTCCGCGCAGAAGGCGCTCTCAAAGCCCGCCAAAAATGCAAAGATACTCCCTCTTATCCAGGCGCTCAACAGCCTGCTGACACAGGCGAAATAA
- a CDS encoding aspartate aminotransferase family protein, whose amino-acid sequence MYELFEKRNVKSKQLFDRAMKVFVEGANSPSRGIATCKPYPIYIQDGKGGTVVDADGNSYIDLMLGFSANIMGHGHPKIVEAVTRAIQGGSHFAACTEIEVKCGEKFLSMIKNADKVRFGNTGTEAVMMAVRLARAVTGKKKILKFEGQYHGWYDGLLANCHTRPVDTMGAKMDPVKMVEGSGIPQEHIENLVICPWNDLEVLEKTVKTHRHELAAIITEPIMANVGVILPKKGYLEGLQRIAKENDVLFILDEVVTGFRYGNGCYQDMAGLNPDISTFGKALGAGLPVSAIAGREEYMQEMQWGKALSYGTFNSARLPMEVSYVNMTEMTKDDCAGYKHIRELGETLINGSRQIIKDLNIPVIVQGCGPMLQYYFTEKEAINDVRDYAAFADKEKYQVFANKLLCRGLYVTSSNGLHHCPCLQHTKEEFTEVLNIVEDTFKEMKSEGHF is encoded by the coding sequence GTGTATGAATTGTTCGAAAAAAGAAATGTAAAATCGAAGCAGCTTTTTGACAGGGCGATGAAGGTTTTTGTCGAAGGCGCTAATTCTCCTTCCCGCGGGATAGCTACGTGTAAGCCCTATCCGATTTATATTCAGGACGGCAAGGGTGGAACGGTGGTTGACGCAGACGGGAACTCATATATAGATTTGATGCTTGGCTTCAGCGCCAACATCATGGGACACGGGCATCCTAAAATCGTGGAGGCTGTAACGCGGGCAATTCAAGGCGGGTCGCACTTTGCCGCCTGCACAGAAATCGAAGTAAAATGCGGCGAGAAGTTCCTCAGCATGATCAAAAACGCGGACAAGGTCCGTTTTGGCAATACCGGCACGGAAGCTGTCATGATGGCGGTAAGGCTTGCGCGCGCGGTAACGGGAAAGAAAAAGATCCTCAAGTTTGAGGGACAGTATCATGGCTGGTATGACGGCCTTCTGGCAAATTGCCACACGCGTCCGGTAGATACCATGGGGGCGAAAATGGATCCCGTGAAGATGGTCGAAGGTTCAGGGATACCGCAGGAGCACATCGAAAATCTTGTGATATGCCCCTGGAACGATCTCGAGGTCCTTGAGAAAACGGTTAAAACGCACAGGCACGAGCTTGCCGCGATAATCACAGAGCCGATAATGGCAAACGTTGGTGTCATTCTTCCGAAGAAGGGTTATCTTGAAGGGCTTCAGAGGATAGCGAAGGAAAACGACGTACTCTTCATTTTGGACGAAGTTGTAACCGGGTTCCGCTACGGTAACGGCTGTTATCAGGATATGGCCGGTTTAAACCCTGACATTTCCACGTTCGGAAAGGCCTTGGGCGCGGGACTGCCAGTTTCGGCCATTGCGGGAAGAGAAGAATATATGCAGGAGATGCAGTGGGGCAAGGCGCTTAGCTACGGCACCTTTAACTCGGCGAGGCTGCCTATGGAAGTCTCCTATGTGAACATGACGGAAATGACGAAAGACGACTGCGCCGGATACAAACATATCCGCGAACTTGGAGAAACGCTCATAAATGGATCAAGGCAGATAATCAAGGATCTAAATATTCCTGTTATCGTGCAGGGCTGCGGGCCAATGCTTCAGTATTACTTTACTGAAAAAGAGGCTATAAACGACGTCAGAGATTACGCCGCCTTTGCGGATAAGGAAAAATACCAGGTATTTGCAAATAAACTCCTTTGCCGCGGACTCTATGTCACGTCGTCGAACGGTCTGCACCACTGCCCCTGCCTGCAGCATACAAAGGAAGAATTTACTGAGGTTCTCAATATAGTTGAGGATACCTTCAAGGAAATGAAGTCGGAAGGGCATTTCTAG
- a CDS encoding GntR family transcriptional regulator, translated as MSTDYQAMGSTAVDSIYSEIRKKIICKELQKGQRLAETAIAKEFNVSRTPVREALRRLANDGLVNIIPRWGAHLVSPTQEEVTDTSMMRRVLEELAIKKAVQLITPVYIYKLQEQILLEQKAAEEHDVDAYIAANNNFHLVIAEASGSKTLLELLEQVLAKVVTQLLFFDDSLFKFDTNPTLNQHKEIVKALESRDEELCVKLIKQDIYPWSQEQ; from the coding sequence TTGAGTACAGATTATCAAGCAATGGGCTCCACCGCGGTAGATAGTATCTACTCGGAGATACGGAAGAAAATCATTTGTAAAGAGCTGCAAAAGGGCCAAAGACTGGCCGAAACGGCCATCGCAAAGGAATTTAACGTAAGCAGGACTCCGGTGCGCGAGGCGCTGCGGCGCTTGGCAAATGACGGGCTTGTAAACATAATACCTCGTTGGGGAGCGCACCTTGTTTCGCCGACGCAGGAAGAGGTCACCGATACCAGCATGATGCGGCGTGTACTGGAGGAGCTTGCCATCAAGAAGGCCGTCCAGCTCATTACCCCCGTTTATATCTACAAGCTGCAGGAACAGATCCTCCTTGAACAAAAAGCGGCCGAAGAGCATGACGTCGACGCCTATATCGCCGCAAACAACAATTTCCATTTGGTCATCGCAGAAGCGTCAGGAAGCAAAACGCTTTTGGAGCTGCTGGAACAGGTGCTTGCCAAAGTTGTCACGCAGCTGCTCTTCTTTGACGATTCTTTGTTTAAATTTGACACGAACCCGACTCTCAACCAGCACAAAGAGATTGTGAAGGCGCTTGAGTCCAGAGATGAAGAGCTCTGCGTCAAGTTAATAAAGCAGGATATATATCCCTGGTCGCAGGAGCAATAG
- a CDS encoding saccharopine dehydrogenase C-terminal domain-containing protein, with product MAAKKKALHIGAGMVGRCVVHNLLPYFDVRVLDMSDENLEEVKRLYPSVEVVKGSALDKDFVGKVSEDCDIITAAMPGTIGYKVTKLAIELGRKIASVSAMNGRSDAAYHEIGLATGGLGISMVGFEPGMSSFFAGRGYSKLDTCEEMYLYVGGGLPIKPRPPFNYFTTWSLYDNINQFNQPAMVVRGGETQRIPALSEVMPFEIEEYKNLECFTSDGLGGLFRCFKDVPEMAAYTVRWPGIADQMRFLNDLDLFDEEERRLGKVDQVPRDILMDIFGKKYQRQPGEADMSILRIVTKGLKGNDRITYTFEIAQREIPETGYTSMAWTTATTCAIFARAMVDGKLTGKGILNCEQLAKDDAFYDWVLEEQRKLGMFYKEKVEIEKNAKLWDNK from the coding sequence ATGGCAGCAAAGAAAAAGGCACTTCATATTGGCGCAGGTATGGTAGGTCGTTGCGTAGTTCACAACTTGCTTCCTTATTTCGATGTTCGCGTGCTCGATATGAGCGACGAGAATTTGGAAGAGGTCAAAAGGCTTTATCCTTCTGTTGAAGTAGTGAAGGGTTCTGCTCTCGATAAGGATTTTGTCGGCAAGGTATCTGAGGACTGCGATATCATCACAGCCGCAATGCCCGGGACCATAGGTTATAAAGTCACCAAACTCGCTATAGAACTTGGAAGAAAAATAGCCAGCGTTTCCGCTATGAACGGCCGTTCTGATGCAGCTTACCATGAAATCGGCCTCGCCACAGGCGGCCTCGGTATCTCCATGGTCGGCTTTGAACCCGGAATGAGCAGCTTCTTCGCCGGCCGCGGGTATTCCAAGCTGGATACCTGCGAGGAGATGTACCTCTATGTCGGCGGCGGACTTCCCATCAAACCGCGCCCGCCCTTCAACTATTTCACAACCTGGTCGCTTTATGACAACATCAACCAGTTCAACCAGCCCGCAATGGTTGTGCGCGGCGGTGAAACACAGCGCATCCCGGCTCTCAGCGAGGTCATGCCCTTTGAGATAGAGGAATACAAGAACCTTGAGTGCTTCACCAGCGACGGACTTGGCGGACTCTTCCGCTGCTTCAAAGACGTGCCTGAAATGGCAGCCTATACAGTCCGCTGGCCCGGAATTGCGGACCAGATGCGTTTCCTCAACGACCTTGACCTCTTTGACGAAGAAGAGCGCAGGCTCGGCAAGGTCGATCAGGTTCCCCGCGACATCCTGATGGATATTTTTGGCAAGAAATACCAGAGACAGCCCGGCGAAGCTGACATGTCCATCTTGAGGATAGTCACAAAGGGCCTTAAGGGCAACGACCGCATCACATATACATTTGAAATCGCGCAGAGAGAGATACCGGAGACTGGCTACACGTCAATGGCATGGACGACGGCGACGACATGCGCCATCTTCGCGCGCGCGATGGTCGACGGCAAACTTACGGGCAAAGGCATCCTCAACTGCGAACAGCTCGCAAAGGACGACGCGTTCTATGACTGGGTGCTGGAAGAGCAGCGCAAGCTCGGCATGTTCTATAAAGAGAAGGTCGAGATCGAAAAGAACGCAAAGCTCTGGGACAACAAATAG
- a CDS encoding amino acid carrier protein, which yields MNIGDQVQHVLEYVAWTILWNKYFAVMFLVLGLYLTIGLRFFQFRRFGDIMRNTVGTLFVKNDGARKNGDSKVSSFGAFATALGSTVGNGNIAGVASAIALGGPGAIFWMWMCAFVGMATKMSEIVLTQTYRQTDNTGIPRGSAAYYIQKGLVEEKGWKWCKVLSLIFTTAMLCAFYFTPGPYVVAESIQAGFNLSPMGAIVFSFIYVILQFTIILGGIKRIVKFAESAVPFMVIAYFGVAIFIFLSDIPATVEAFKQIFYYAFKPAAAIGGFAGASIMMTLQVGVARSVYSNEAGWGSSPIIHAAADVDHPARQGMWGAFEVFVDTIIVCTITGLIVVITGVWQTGEGGAGSVGKALSQVFGPIGGITLAIFIFVFSLTTSTGWYSYLEALVGYLTRDKPAAVRMKIVKFITFTGPLFGLGATMFFFAHGTVPAVAWMVLDIQSAIPVYVNVIALTLLSPVIFKKVREFETDFLDPERVARKERKSAGKKADEEAA from the coding sequence ATGAATATCGGGGATCAAGTCCAACATGTGCTTGAATATGTAGCATGGACAATATTATGGAATAAGTATTTTGCTGTAATGTTCCTTGTGCTGGGGCTATATCTTACAATAGGCCTTCGCTTCTTCCAGTTTCGCCGTTTTGGGGATATTATGCGCAACACGGTCGGGACACTGTTTGTTAAAAATGACGGCGCAAGGAAAAATGGCGACAGCAAGGTTTCGTCCTTCGGCGCCTTTGCTACGGCTCTTGGGAGCACGGTGGGCAACGGAAACATTGCGGGAGTCGCAAGCGCCATCGCGTTAGGCGGCCCCGGCGCCATATTCTGGATGTGGATGTGCGCTTTTGTCGGCATGGCGACGAAGATGAGCGAGATCGTCCTCACCCAGACCTATAGACAGACGGACAACACCGGCATTCCCCGCGGAAGCGCGGCCTACTATATCCAGAAGGGGCTTGTCGAAGAAAAGGGCTGGAAATGGTGCAAAGTCCTTTCCCTCATTTTTACAACGGCGATGCTATGCGCCTTCTACTTCACGCCCGGACCGTATGTCGTAGCTGAATCTATTCAGGCCGGATTCAACCTTTCCCCCATGGGCGCGATCGTTTTCTCTTTCATCTATGTAATATTACAGTTCACCATAATTCTCGGCGGCATAAAGCGTATAGTCAAGTTTGCCGAAAGCGCCGTGCCCTTTATGGTCATAGCCTATTTTGGCGTAGCGATCTTTATTTTCCTGAGTGATATCCCAGCTACGGTCGAGGCGTTTAAACAGATTTTCTACTATGCGTTCAAACCGGCGGCCGCGATCGGCGGATTTGCCGGAGCCAGCATCATGATGACCCTGCAGGTCGGCGTCGCAAGAAGCGTTTACAGCAATGAGGCCGGCTGGGGAAGTTCTCCCATCATCCACGCCGCGGCCGACGTCGACCATCCTGCGCGTCAGGGGATGTGGGGCGCCTTTGAAGTGTTCGTCGATACGATAATCGTCTGCACGATCACCGGTTTGATCGTCGTCATAACGGGCGTATGGCAGACGGGAGAGGGCGGCGCGGGTTCCGTTGGAAAGGCGCTCAGTCAGGTGTTCGGGCCCATCGGCGGAATTACTTTGGCCATCTTCATCTTCGTCTTCTCGCTTACAACTTCAACGGGCTGGTACTCCTATCTTGAAGCTCTTGTAGGATATCTGACCCGCGACAAACCAGCCGCCGTCCGTATGAAGATCGTTAAATTCATTACGTTTACAGGCCCGCTCTTCGGCCTTGGCGCCACGATGTTCTTCTTTGCGCACGGCACCGTGCCGGCCGTAGCCTGGATGGTTCTTGACATCCAGTCCGCGATACCTGTCTATGTCAACGTTATCGCGCTGACGCTGCTCTCGCCTGTCATCTTTAAAAAGGTCAGGGAATTTGAGACGGATTTCCTTGATCCCGAACGCGTGGCTCGCAAAGAGCGCAAGTCCGCGGGGAAAAAGGCAGACGAAGAGGCGGCGTAA
- the ppk1 gene encoding polyphosphate kinase 1 gives MIMNNRELSWLVFNDRVLQEAQDGDVPLMQRLRFLGIFSNNQDEFVKVRVAKLIRMSRMKGLRGGQAAKIRAAAEALPQIYALMAKSQQKFDAAYDGILAEMAEIGIRVVNERQLTEEQEKFCVDYYSSVISERIVPVLIRKTTTMPFLSDGGIYLGVKMTGPKSKNKRFAFIHIPVSSACPRFVELPSAPGQKDIIYIDDIIRLCLREIFFMFNCETITAHTFRVVRDAQIDLDDDISKSLMEKMEEGIENRYRGNPVRLIYDRQMPEDLLSLIVSKLSLKGGPSLDPGGRYHLKHDLMKFPRVCDRLEEKLPAPMRHPAIAPFSSILKVIAKGDVMLHFPYHTFNHLIDFLREAAIDPKVESIAITLYRTAEHSKVINALIGAAKNGKCVTVIIELLARFDEGQNIEYADILQRAGVRVIDGVAGLKVHCKLILVERRERGGLKGYAYIGTGNFSESTAKIYSDFGLLTTRREVVSETRAVFDSIISHTPMSCKELLVAPYNMRSRFEELIENEIKLAKKGKNAYIKAKFNSLTNPEMINLLYKASRAGVKISLIVRGACSLQPGVEGLSENIRVISIVDIYLEHARMVIFGGGGAEKMYILSADWMTRNLSRRIEVGVPIFDPAIRRQLNKVFDLQWSDNVKARDMAVFGANEYVKPIGEQKCRSQLALHEFYKKTAEKSDEK, from the coding sequence ATGATAATGAACAACAGGGAGCTGAGCTGGCTGGTTTTCAACGACAGGGTGCTGCAGGAGGCGCAGGACGGCGACGTTCCGCTTATGCAGCGTCTCAGGTTCCTTGGGATTTTTTCAAATAACCAGGACGAATTTGTAAAGGTGCGCGTAGCGAAGCTGATCCGCATGAGCCGCATGAAGGGGCTGCGCGGCGGGCAGGCTGCCAAGATACGCGCCGCGGCCGAGGCGCTGCCGCAGATATACGCGCTGATGGCGAAATCGCAGCAAAAATTTGACGCCGCCTACGACGGCATCTTGGCAGAGATGGCGGAAATAGGGATACGCGTAGTGAACGAGCGGCAGCTGACGGAGGAGCAGGAGAAGTTCTGCGTAGACTATTATTCATCCGTCATCAGTGAGCGCATCGTTCCCGTGTTGATACGCAAGACGACGACGATGCCCTTTCTAAGCGACGGGGGCATCTACCTCGGCGTGAAAATGACTGGGCCAAAGTCAAAAAACAAACGCTTCGCCTTCATACATATACCGGTCAGCAGCGCATGCCCGCGTTTTGTGGAGCTGCCTTCGGCTCCCGGACAGAAAGACATAATCTATATCGACGACATCATACGGCTCTGCCTGCGGGAGATATTCTTTATGTTCAACTGCGAAACCATAACGGCCCACACCTTCCGCGTCGTCAGGGACGCCCAGATAGACTTGGACGACGATATCTCCAAAAGCCTGATGGAAAAGATGGAAGAGGGCATAGAAAACAGATACCGCGGCAATCCCGTGAGGCTCATCTATGACAGACAGATGCCGGAGGATCTGCTTTCGCTGATCGTCTCAAAGCTTTCACTGAAGGGCGGCCCGTCGCTCGACCCGGGCGGCCGCTATCACTTAAAGCACGACCTTATGAAGTTTCCGCGCGTCTGCGACCGGCTTGAAGAAAAGCTGCCCGCTCCGATGCGCCATCCGGCCATCGCGCCGTTCTCCAGCATTCTGAAGGTCATTGCGAAGGGCGACGTGATGCTGCATTTTCCTTATCATACCTTCAACCACCTTATAGATTTTCTGCGGGAGGCCGCCATCGACCCAAAGGTGGAAAGCATCGCGATCACGCTGTACAGGACGGCGGAACATTCCAAGGTGATAAACGCGCTCATTGGCGCGGCGAAGAACGGCAAGTGCGTCACCGTCATCATCGAGCTGCTGGCGCGTTTTGACGAGGGGCAGAACATCGAGTACGCCGACATCCTTCAGCGCGCCGGCGTGCGCGTCATAGACGGCGTGGCCGGGCTTAAGGTGCACTGCAAGCTGATACTGGTCGAACGCCGCGAGCGCGGAGGCCTGAAAGGCTACGCCTATATCGGCACTGGCAATTTCAGCGAATCGACGGCAAAGATATATTCAGATTTCGGCCTGCTTACGACGCGGCGCGAGGTCGTCTCCGAAACGCGCGCGGTGTTTGACTCTATCATCTCGCACACGCCGATGTCCTGCAAAGAGCTTCTGGTCGCGCCCTACAACATGCGCTCACGCTTTGAGGAACTTATTGAAAATGAGATAAAGCTGGCGAAAAAAGGCAAAAACGCCTACATCAAGGCGAAATTCAACAGCCTTACCAACCCGGAAATGATAAATCTACTCTATAAGGCAAGCCGCGCCGGCGTTAAGATCAGCCTTATAGTGCGCGGGGCCTGCTCTCTCCAGCCCGGTGTCGAAGGGCTCAGCGAAAACATCCGGGTGATAAGCATCGTCGACATCTATCTTGAACACGCGCGAATGGTAATTTTCGGCGGCGGCGGCGCGGAAAAAATGTATATCCTGAGCGCCGACTGGATGACGAGGAATTTAAGCCGAAGGATAGAGGTCGGCGTTCCAATCTTCGACCCCGCGATACGCAGGCAGCTGAACAAGGTCTTTGACTTGCAGTGGAGCGACAACGTAAAGGCGCGCGATATGGCGGTCTTCGGGGCAAACGAATATGTAAAGCCCATCGGAGAACAAAAATGCCGCTCCCAACTGGCGCTTCATGAATTTTACAAAAAAACGGCGGAAAAGAGTGATGAAAAATGA
- a CDS encoding phosphate ABC transporter ATP-binding protein — translation MELCAKIDGLWVAFNKEPALCGVSADIPKEGVTVLLGRSGSGKTTLLRSLNRLNESFPGYEGGGSVQVRLGGALTNVYGSDAPDLTYIRRSAGMVFQTPNPLPLSLAKNITMPLELVLGLSRAEAARRMEKSLREVGLWDEVKDRLNQRAASFSGGQQQRLCLARTLAMEPDLLLLDEPTASLDRKSTELIEEHLMKLKERIPMIMVSHSLTQAKKLGEHFIVMGEGRIIKKLSKDELPKEEGEAFLETLL, via the coding sequence ATGGAACTTTGCGCCAAGATAGATGGCCTTTGGGTGGCCTTCAATAAAGAGCCTGCGCTTTGCGGCGTAAGCGCCGATATTCCAAAGGAGGGCGTCACGGTGCTGCTTGGGCGTTCCGGTTCTGGAAAGACGACGCTGCTGCGCTCGCTGAACCGCCTAAACGAAAGCTTTCCCGGATACGAAGGCGGCGGCTCGGTCCAGGTGCGTTTGGGAGGAGCGCTGACAAACGTTTACGGCAGCGACGCACCGGATTTAACGTACATCCGCCGCAGCGCCGGAATGGTCTTTCAGACGCCAAACCCTCTGCCGCTTTCTCTTGCAAAAAACATAACGATGCCGCTGGAGCTGGTGCTGGGCCTTTCGCGCGCGGAGGCGGCGCGCCGCATGGAAAAAAGCCTGCGCGAAGTCGGCCTCTGGGACGAGGTAAAAGACCGTTTGAACCAGCGCGCCGCAAGTTTTTCGGGCGGTCAACAGCAGCGCCTCTGCCTCGCGCGGACGCTTGCGATGGAGCCCGACCTGCTGCTGCTTGACGAGCCGACCGCGTCGCTGGACAGAAAATCAACAGAGCTGATAGAAGAACACCTGATGAAATTAAAAGAACGCATCCCCATGATAATGGTCTCGCACAGCCTGACCCAGGCAAAAAAACTTGGTGAACACTTCATCGTCATGGGCGAAGGCCGAATAATAAAAAAACTTAGCAAAGACGAACTGCCAAAAGAAGAGGGCGAGGCCTTTCTGGAGACGCTGTTGTAG